In a genomic window of Zonotrichia albicollis isolate bZonAlb1 chromosome 7, bZonAlb1.hap1, whole genome shotgun sequence:
- the LOC141729605 gene encoding high affinity immunoglobulin gamma Fc receptor I-like: MAGDTRMARKVALLLWAQTLGLVGAQTTQLLVEPRWRPAVLWDRVTLTCQGSGTAGATTWYKDGQRWGQQGLDHFTVTESGTYTCDRPGTGHSPPVTISKARLVLQVPVQELLEGDMVTLRCRRWENMLVTGVRFYHGDKEVERSLNGTELSLSPLQLNHSGRYSCRGQVDSKVAPWAHSASVTVTVHELFSVPVLEGPPYLTVGSPLTLSCLSTPSPLRPRAPLLHVFYRDRQVVGGPQGSPQLLVPTVGVSHSGNYSCQVQSEGGAVRKSSTRLHITVHSE, from the exons atggctggggacaccaggatggcCAGGAaggtggcactgctcctgtggg cccagacccttgGCCTTGTTG gtgcccagaccacccaacTCCTGGTGGAGCCCCGCTGGaggccagcagtgctgtgggaccgggtgacactgacctgtcAGGGCTCGGGCACTGccggtgccaccacctggtacaaggacgggcagcgctgggggcagcagggactggaCCACTTCACTGTCACCGAGAGTGGCACCTACACGTGTGACAGACCCggcactgggcacagcccccCTGTGACCATCTCAAAAG CCCgactggtgctgcaggtgccggTGCAAGAGCTACTGGAGGGGGACATggtgacactgcgctgccggCGCTGGGAGAACATGTTGGTCACTGGGGTGCGATTCTACCATGGGGACAAGGAGGTGGAGAGGTCCCTCAATGGgaccgagctgtccctgtcccctctgcagctgaaccacagtGGCCGCTACAGCTGCAGGGGCCAGGTGGACTCCAAGGTGGCACCGTGGGCGCACTCGGcttcagtgacagtgacagtgcacg agctcttctcAGTGCCGGTGCTGGAGGGTCCCCCTTATCTTACTGTGGGATcccccctgactctcagctgcctcagcacccccagccccctgcggccccgagcccccctccTGCACGTGTTCTACCGGGACAggcaggtggtggggggcccACAGGGGTCCCCACAGCTGTTGGTGCCCaccgtgggggtctcccactcggggaattacagctgccaggtgcaaTCCGAGGGGGGGGCCGTGCGGAAGAGCAGCACCCGGCTCCACATCACGGTGCACAGTGAGTga